The Streptomyces sp. GSL17-111 region CGGCAGGACGACGCGTCGCATCGTGAGGGCGGGCCGCATGCCCAGGGAGTGGGCGGCCTCCGTCTGCCCGGCGTCGACCGACTGGATGCCGGCGCGGACGATCTCACTGGCGTAGGCGGCCTCGTGCAGGGCGAGGGCCAGCAGCGCGGCGACGACGGGGGTCAGCAGCGTGTTGGTGTCGGCCTGGAAGAGGACGACGTCGGTGAAGGGGATGCCCACGATGAGCTGCTGGTACAGGGCTCCCGCGTAGCCCCAGAAGATGATCTGCACGAGCAGCGGAGTGCCGCGGAACAGCCAGACGAAGAGCGCCGACAGGCCGAAGAGCACCGGGTTGCGGGACAGGCGCATCACCGCGAGGAGCACGCCGAGCACGAGTCCCAGTGCCATGGCGCCGACGGTGAGCCACAGCGTCGTCAGCAGGCCCTCGAAGACCAGGTCGGTGAACAGGTACGCGCCGACGACGTCCCAGCGGAGGTTGTCGTTGCGGGCCAGCGAACCGACGAGCGAGGCGAGCGCGACGAGCGAGACGGCCGCCGCGAGCCAGCGCCCCCAGTGCGGGGTCCGGATGACGGTGAGCTCCGCGGACGCCCGGGTCCCGGAGCCGGCAGTGGCCTCCGGGGCCACGGAAGCGGGTGGCATCGTCACTCCTTCCCGGCGTTGACGGTCGCCTCGTCCAGGGCGATCGAGGCGACGCCGTACTCGGCGAAGATCTTCTCGGCCGTCCCCTCGTCCATCAGCTGCTGGAGCGCCAGCCGGATGGCCTCGGTCAGCTCCGGCAGGTCCTTCGTGACGGCGATGCCGTTCGGGGTGGCGTTGTAACCGCCGGTGGCGGCCGGGTCCTCGACGAGGTCGAACGCCTTCCCGTCGTCCGCGGTCTTCGCGGTCCAGCCGGCCGCCGGCTTCGTGAGGACGTCCGCGACGACCTGGCCGGAGCGCAGTGCGAGCTGGGCGTCGGAGTCCTTCGGGTAGCCGCGGATGTCGATCTCCGGCCGACCGGCCTCCTCGCACGCGCTCTGGTGGCCCTCCAGGAGGTCGAGCTGGTTCGTCGCCGCCTGGACGCCGACCTTCTTCCCGCACAGGTCGTCCAGGGAACGGATCTTCTCCGGGTTGCCCTCGGCCACGAGGATCCCGGAGCCGGAGACCGAGTAGTCGACGAAGTCGACCACTTCCTGGCGCTCCTCGGTGTCCGTGATGGCCGACATGGCGACGTCGAACTTGCCGGCCTGGATGGCGGGCACGATCCCGTCGAACTTCTGCGGGGTGAAGGTGAAGTCGACCCCGAGCTTGGCGGCGAGTGCCTGACCGAGGTCGTAGTCGAGGCCGGTGAGCTGGGAGTCCCCCTCCTGCACGAACATCTCGAACGGCGGATACGGCACGTCGGTGGCGACGCGCACCTCGCCGGCCTCTCTGATGGAGGTCGGCAGCGCCGCGTGGAGGGCGTCGTCCTGTTCGATCCGTACCCCGGCGATCGTCGTCCCGTCGGCGGCCGAGGTTCCGCCGTCGGACGACTCCCCCTCACCGCCGCACGCGGAGAGAGCGATCAGGCCGGCCAGTGACAACAGAGCCGTGGCGGTACGGCGGGAGGAGGCGCGGGGCATCGCGGGGTCCCTTCGGGTGTGCCTGCCCGGCGGTGGGTCGCCGGACCTTTCCGAGCGGACGTTACAGATGAAGGGTTGATGGGAACAGATGTAACGACGGGAACGATCCGATAACGCTGGTGTCGGGATGCAGTGAAGTCAGCTTGCTCCCGTATTTCACCTTTTGGTGAGGGGGTCCGGGTGGCTCCCTGAGTCTTTCCAGCGTTACTTCTTCCCATGCGTGTGAGAGTTCTGTACTTTCCATGAGCGCGTCATTAAGTCCCTCCGTCACGGCACACCCTCGCCCTGCTCCTGGGCCGACCGCCCCCGCAGGCCGCGGCCCCGGGGGGTGACGGCCCGGCGGTCCCCCCGCGTAGACTGCCGCCGTGGCGAAGGTGACGCGGGACGATGTGGCACGGCTGGCGGGGACCTCGACCGCGGTGGTCAGCTACGTCATCAACAACGGACCGCGTCCGGTGGCGCCGGCCACCCGGGAGCGGGTGCTCGCGGCCATCAACGAGCTGGGCTACCGGCCGGACCGCGTCGCGCAGGCCATGGCCTCCCGGCGAACCGACCTCATAGGCATGATCGTCCCCGACGCCCGGCAGCCGTTCTTCGCGGAGATGGCGCACGCCGTGGAACGCGCGGCGGCCGAGCGCGGAAAGATGGTCCTCGTCGGCAACTCCGACTACCTCGACGAGCGCGAGGTGCACTACCTGCGCGCGTTCCTCGGGATGCGCGTCTCCGGGCTGATCCTGGTCAGCCAGGGGCCCAGCGAGCACGCCGCCGCCGAGATCGAGGCGTGGGACGCGCGCGTCGTCCTGCTGCACCGCCGCCCCGAGGCCATCGAGGACGTCGCCGTGGTGACGGACGACGTCGGCGGTGCCCACCTGGCCACCCGCCATCTGCTCGAGCACGGGTACGCGTACGTGGCCTGCCTGGGTGGCGTCGAGACGACCCCCGTCGTCGGCGACCCGGTCACCGACCACGTCGAGGGCTGGCGCCGGGCCATGCGCGAGGCGGGCCGGTCGACCGACGGCCGTCTCTTCCAGGCGCCCTACAACCGCTACGACGCGTACGAGGTCGCCCTGAAGCTGCTGGCCGGGCCCGACCGTCCCCCCGCGATCGTCTGCGCCACGGACGACCAGGCCATCGGCGTCCTGCGGGCCGCGCGCGAGCTGCGCATCGACGTGCCGGGCGAGCTGGCCGTCGCCGGGTTCGACGACGTCAAGGAGGCGGCCCTCACCGACCCGCCGCTGACGACGGTGGCCTCCGACCGCCCCGGCATGGCCCGGGCGGCCGTGGACCTCGTCCTGGAGGAGGCGCCGCGCGGCCCCGGCACCCGCCGGGAGCGGCTGCGGCAGTTCCCCTCCGCGCTCGTCGTCCGGCGCAGCTGCGGCTGCGCGTAGCCGCAGCTCCGCACCGGCTGCGGCGCCCCCGCCTGCGGCGCCGCGTTCAGCCGCAGGTGAGGCCGCGCGGCCCCGGACCCGACTCGGCGGCGACGTCCTTGGGGTTCACCAGCCCGCAGTTCTTCAGCGTCAGGCAGCCGCAGCCGATGCAGTCGTCGAGGTCGTCCCGGAGCTCCTGCAGCTGCTTGATCCGCAGGTCCAGGTCGGAGCGCCACCCCTCGGAGACCCGCGCCCAGTCCTCCCGGCTCGGCGTCCGCCCCTCCGGCAGCAGGTCCAGGGCGGCGCGGATGCGGTCCAGGGAGATGCCGACGCGCTGGGAGGCGCGGATGAACGCCACGCGGCGCAGGGTGTCACGGGTGTAGCGGCGCTGGTTGCCGCTCGTCCGGCGGCTGTGGATCAGCCCGTGGCGCTCGTAGTAGCGCAGGGCGGAAGTGGCCACGCCGCTGCGGGCGGCCACCTCACCGACGCTGAGTTCCTGCGTCTTCCAGGAGACGGTTGGCATGAGGCCCAAGAGTAGTTGACTTGAAGCCGAGTTGAAGAAGCAGTCTCTTCTCATCGGTTCCGCTCTCATCGGTTCCGCAGCACGAACGCTCCGACCCAGCCAGCCGAATCGTCAGGAGACCGCCATGTCCAAGCCCGCGCTGCGCCTCGCCGTCATCACCGGAAGTGTCCGGGAGGGCCGCTTCGGCCCGACCGTCACCACCTGGTTCGCCGAACAGGCGCGTGAACACGGCGTGTTCGAGGTGGACGTCATCGACCTCGCCGCGCACCCGCTGCCGCTGGTCATGCCGAGCCGGGGCGGCGACACCGACCCGGAGACCGTCCGCCACCAGCAGGAGCTCGCCCGGCGGCTGGCGGACGCGGACGCCTTCGCCGTCGTCACCCCCGAGTACAACCACAGTTACCCCGCCGCCCTGAAGAACGCCATCGACTGGTTCCGCGAGGAGTGGCAGGCCAAACCCGTCGGCCTCGTCTCCTACGGCGGCCAGGGCGGCGGCATCCGGGCCGCCGAGCACCTGCGGCAGGTCTTCCCCGAGATGCACACCCTGACCGTGCGGGACGCGCTCAGCTTCCACAACGCCTGGGACGCCTTCGGGCAGGACGGGCAGCCCCAGGACGGCGAGGCGGCGGCCCGGGCCGCCAAGGGCATGCTCGCCCAGCTCGACTGGTGGGCCGACGCGCTGCGCGAGGCCCGCGCCCGCCGCCCCTACGGCGCCTGACCCGCCGTCGGACGCGCCCGTCGTCCGACGTCCCCGCCGGTGCGCCGGACGACGACGGCCCGGCTCCCCCGTCCCTGCCGGGAGGGGAGCCGGGCCCCGTCCGTGAGGCCGGCCGTCAGCCGACGACGGTGATGCGGTCCGCCGCGGGGGCGTCCAGCGGGTCGGCCGCGGAGGAGTGCGCGAGCAGGTACTCCTCCAGGGCGCGCAGGTCGTCGCCGCCGACCAGCGGGTCCGTCCCCTGGGCCAGCGTCGCGAAGCCGTCACCGCCCCCGGCCAGGAAGGAGTTGACGGCCACGCGGTAGGTGCGGTCGGCGTCCAGCGGCTCGCCGTTCAGCCGGACGGAGTCGGCCACGACGCGCTCGGCGCCGGACCGTGTCAGGTCCAGCGTGTAGGTGAACCCGTCCGACACCTGGAGGATCTTCGGCGCGTCGGCGTTCGCCCCGCTGACCTGCTCACGGAGGACCGCGAGCAGCTGGTCACCCGTCAGAGACACGATGTTGACGGTGTTCGTGAAGGGTTGGACGGTGTAGCCCTCGGCGTAGGTGACGACGCCGTCGCCCTCGGAGCCGGAGGCCGCGTAGGTGAGGTCGGCGCGGATGCCGCCGGGGTTCATCAGCGCCAGGTCGGTCGCCTCGTCCTGGGTGCGGGCGTGCGCGAGCTGGGCGTCGGCGATGAGGTCGCCGAGCGGCGTCTCCGGCACGGTGCGGTCGGCGGTGATGTCCTCCGAGACGTGCCCGATCGGCCGGTTCGCGACCGGCGCGGCCAGCTCCTTCCACCGGTCGATGAGCCCGGTGAGGTCCCGCGCCCTGGGCTGCTCGCGGTCCACCACGTGGTTCGTCCCGGTGACCGAGGCGCGCACGATGTCCTTGGTGCGCCGGTCGTACTCCATGTTCAGCTCGGTGAAGAGACGGCCGTAGGAGGCGGCGGACGTCACCAGGCGGTCGTTGCCCTTCGGGTCGGGCAGGCTGCACACGTACGGCTGGTGGGTGTGGCCGGTGACCAGCGCGTCCACCCCGGCGTCCGTGCGCGCGGCGATGTCGACGATCGGGCCGGAGACGCCGCCGCCCGAGGCGTCGCAGTCCGCGTTGTAGGCCGGGGAGGCCGGGTAACCGCCCTCGTGGACGAGGGCGATGACGGCGTTGACGCCCTTGCGGCGCAACTCCTTCGTGTACCGGTTGATGGTCTCCGCCTCGTCGAGGAACTTCAGGCCCTTGATGCCCTCCGCCGAGACGATGTCGGGCGTGCCCTCCAGGGTGACGCCGATGAAGCCCACCTTGACGCCGCGCATCTTCTGCACCGTGTAGGGCTTCAGCAACGGCCGACCGGTGTCCTCGTGCACCACGTTGGCGGCCAGGATCGGGAAGTCGGCGCCCTCGAACGTCCGGCCCTCGGCGTAGCAGCCGTCCACCGGGTGACAGCCGCCCCGCTGGAGCCGCTTCAGCTCCTCCTGGCCCTCGTCGAACTCGTGGTTGCCGACGCCGACGACGTCCATGCCGAGCGCGTTCATCGCCTCGATGGTCGGCTCGTCGTGGAAGAGGCCCGACAGCAGCGGGCTGGCGCCCACGACGTCGCCGGGCGCGACCGTCACCGAGTGGCGCTCGCCCCGGCGGGCCTCGCGCAGCGCCGTCGCCAGGTACTCCACGCCGCCTGCGTCGATCTGCTCCGTCGTGCCGTCGTGGTGCTCGTGCGTGACGCGGCCCGAGGAGCCCGTGGGCGGCTCCAGGTGGCCGTGGAAGTCGTTGACGGCCAGCACCTGGAGGTCCACGACACGGCCGTGGCCCGGCTTGCCGGGCCGGTCGCCGTGCTGCTCGGGCGCGGCCTGGGCGGACGGGAGGGCGGCCGCGCCGAGCGCGAGCGTGGCGGCGAGGCCCGCCGCGGTCGCGGCGAGTCTGCGCGGCATCCGTCGCCCGGAGGCGGTACCGGGTGCTGTGGGCATGGGTGTCCCCTTCGCGGAGGGTCGGGTTGACGCTGTTCGAGCAAGCGGAAGCCTACGGTCAACGCGCGTAGCGTGTCAGGAGCCGTGCGGTAACCAGCAGGTGGCGATCTGCGGGCGTACGCTTCGGTCCCATGAGTGACGTGGTGGTGACAGACCGGGTGTCCGACGAGGTCGTCGGCGAGGCACTGGCCCTCATCGAGGCGGCGGCCCGCACCGACGGCCAGGCCGCGGTGTCCGAACAGGGAAGACTGCAACTGCGCGGCGGACACCGTCCGGGTGTCACGCATTTCCTCGTCCGCTCCGGCGGCGAACTCGTCGGCTACGGCCAGCTGGAGGAGACCGACCCCGTCGAAGCCCCCGCCGGGGAACTCGTCGTCCACCCCGCCCACCGTGGGCAGGGCTACGGCCGGGCGCTCGGCCTCGCCCTGCTGAACGCCTCCGGGCGCCGGCTGCGGCTGTGGGCGCACGGCGGGCACGCCGCCGCCCGGCACCTCGCGCAGACGCTCGGCCTCACCCTCTTCCGCGAACTCCGCCAGCTCCGCATGCCGTTGGCCGCCGACGCCCTCCCCGAGGCCGAGCTGCCCCCCGGCGTCTCCCTGCGCACCTTCGCCCCCGGCAAGGACGACGCGGCCTGGCTGGAGGCCAACGCCGCCGCCTTCGCCCACCACCCGGAACAGGGCTCCCTCCTCCAGCGCGACCTCGACGACCGCAAGAACGAGCCGTGGTTCGACCCGGAGGGCTTCTTCCTCGCCGTGCGCCCCTCCGGTGCGGTCGGCACCGAGGAGATCGTCGGCTTCCACTGGACGAAGGTCCACGAGAAGGAGCAGCTCGGCGAGGTCTACGTCGTCGGCGTCGTGCCCGGCGCCCAGGGCGGCGGCCTCGGCCGCGCGCTCACCACCGTCGGGCTGCGGCACCTGGCCGTCGCCCGGCACATGCCCGTGGCGATGCTGTATGTCGACGCCGACAACGCGCCCGCCCTGGCCGTGTACGAACGCATCGGCTTCCGCACCCACGCCGTCGACCTCATGTACCGCACCGAGACCTGACGCCCGCCCCGCGCCACCCCTGCCCCCGCGCGCCCCTGACCCGACGCACCCCGCATCATCCCGGGTCGCCGTGACGGAAGGTGACGGGGTGACTTCTGTCGGGTGCGGGGGGCTTCGCGTGGTGCGTGGCACGGGGGCGCGTGGGGTGTGGGGGGACCCTGGTGGACGCCCGTCCGTCATGCCTGCGTAACCGGCGATTCAGACTCGGTTGCGAGCATCG contains the following coding sequences:
- a CDS encoding NADPH-dependent FMN reductase, which encodes MSKPALRLAVITGSVREGRFGPTVTTWFAEQAREHGVFEVDVIDLAAHPLPLVMPSRGGDTDPETVRHQQELARRLADADAFAVVTPEYNHSYPAALKNAIDWFREEWQAKPVGLVSYGGQGGGIRAAEHLRQVFPEMHTLTVRDALSFHNAWDAFGQDGQPQDGEAAARAAKGMLAQLDWWADALREARARRPYGA
- a CDS encoding LacI family DNA-binding transcriptional regulator, translating into MAKVTRDDVARLAGTSTAVVSYVINNGPRPVAPATRERVLAAINELGYRPDRVAQAMASRRTDLIGMIVPDARQPFFAEMAHAVERAAAERGKMVLVGNSDYLDEREVHYLRAFLGMRVSGLILVSQGPSEHAAAEIEAWDARVVLLHRRPEAIEDVAVVTDDVGGAHLATRHLLEHGYAYVACLGGVETTPVVGDPVTDHVEGWRRAMREAGRSTDGRLFQAPYNRYDAYEVALKLLAGPDRPPAIVCATDDQAIGVLRAARELRIDVPGELAVAGFDDVKEAALTDPPLTTVASDRPGMARAAVDLVLEEAPRGPGTRRERLRQFPSALVVRRSCGCA
- the soxR gene encoding redox-sensitive transcriptional activator SoxR, with translation MPTVSWKTQELSVGEVAARSGVATSALRYYERHGLIHSRRTSGNQRRYTRDTLRRVAFIRASQRVGISLDRIRAALDLLPEGRTPSREDWARVSEGWRSDLDLRIKQLQELRDDLDDCIGCGCLTLKNCGLVNPKDVAAESGPGPRGLTCG
- a CDS encoding bifunctional metallophosphatase/5'-nucleotidase, whose protein sequence is MPTAPGTASGRRMPRRLAATAAGLAATLALGAAALPSAQAAPEQHGDRPGKPGHGRVVDLQVLAVNDFHGHLEPPTGSSGRVTHEHHDGTTEQIDAGGVEYLATALREARRGERHSVTVAPGDVVGASPLLSGLFHDEPTIEAMNALGMDVVGVGNHEFDEGQEELKRLQRGGCHPVDGCYAEGRTFEGADFPILAANVVHEDTGRPLLKPYTVQKMRGVKVGFIGVTLEGTPDIVSAEGIKGLKFLDEAETINRYTKELRRKGVNAVIALVHEGGYPASPAYNADCDASGGGVSGPIVDIAARTDAGVDALVTGHTHQPYVCSLPDPKGNDRLVTSAASYGRLFTELNMEYDRRTKDIVRASVTGTNHVVDREQPRARDLTGLIDRWKELAAPVANRPIGHVSEDITADRTVPETPLGDLIADAQLAHARTQDEATDLALMNPGGIRADLTYAASGSEGDGVVTYAEGYTVQPFTNTVNIVSLTGDQLLAVLREQVSGANADAPKILQVSDGFTYTLDLTRSGAERVVADSVRLNGEPLDADRTYRVAVNSFLAGGGDGFATLAQGTDPLVGGDDLRALEEYLLAHSSAADPLDAPAADRITVVG
- a CDS encoding ABC transporter substrate-binding protein; the protein is MPRASSRRTATALLSLAGLIALSACGGEGESSDGGTSAADGTTIAGVRIEQDDALHAALPTSIREAGEVRVATDVPYPPFEMFVQEGDSQLTGLDYDLGQALAAKLGVDFTFTPQKFDGIVPAIQAGKFDVAMSAITDTEERQEVVDFVDYSVSGSGILVAEGNPEKIRSLDDLCGKKVGVQAATNQLDLLEGHQSACEEAGRPEIDIRGYPKDSDAQLALRSGQVVADVLTKPAAGWTAKTADDGKAFDLVEDPAATGGYNATPNGIAVTKDLPELTEAIRLALQQLMDEGTAEKIFAEYGVASIALDEATVNAGKE
- a CDS encoding amino acid ABC transporter permease — its product is MPPASVAPEATAGSGTRASAELTVIRTPHWGRWLAAAVSLVALASLVGSLARNDNLRWDVVGAYLFTDLVFEGLLTTLWLTVGAMALGLVLGVLLAVMRLSRNPVLFGLSALFVWLFRGTPLLVQIIFWGYAGALYQQLIVGIPFTDVVLFQADTNTLLTPVVAALLALALHEAAYASEIVRAGIQSVDAGQTEAAHSLGMRPALTMRRVVLPQAMRVIIPPMGNETINMLKMTALVSVISAHDLMSNIQAVYAQNYQVIPMLVVASLWYLALVSLLSVPQSWLERRYGRGVVRSSAPSLAQRLLRGTFPVGGRGRATAGTRTAGTQTAARDEDGKGRSER